In a single window of the Scyliorhinus canicula chromosome 1, sScyCan1.1, whole genome shotgun sequence genome:
- the LOC119967793 gene encoding cytochrome c oxidase subunit 5A, mitochondrial-like has protein sequence MIRAVLRYSGTGLATWRRTTAARRGHPAPAPLPSHWHSHDKQATDEEFDACWVTYFNKPDIDAWELRKGMTTLIEYDLIPELKIRDAALRACRRLNNLTSAIRILEAVKEKSGHHKDIYRYVIQELRPTLAELGISTPEEIGLDIL, from the coding sequence ATGATCCGAGCGGTGCTCCGGTACAGCGGCACCGGCCTGGCCACGTGGAGGCGGACAACGGCAGCCCGGCGAGGGCACCCAGCACCGGCACCCCTTCCTTCACACTGGCATTCACATGACAAGCAGGCAACTGATGAGGAGTTTGATGCTTGCTGGGTAACGTACTTCAACAAGCCTGACATTGATGCCTGGGAGCTCAGAAAAGGAATGACCACCCTTATCGAATACGACCTCATACCTGAACTCAAAATTCGTGACGCTGCTCTGAGAGCATGCCGTAGGTTAAACAATCTAACTAGTGCAATCCGCATCCTAGAAGCAGTGAAGGAAAAATCTGGCCATCACAAAGACATCTACCGCTACGTTATTCAAGAACTCAGGCCTACATTGGCTGAACTGGGCATTTCAACCCCAGAGGAGATCGGTCTAGACATATTATAA